The proteins below are encoded in one region of Castor canadensis chromosome 6, mCasCan1.hap1v2, whole genome shotgun sequence:
- the LOC109678651 gene encoding translationally-controlled tumor protein-like, producing the protein MIIYRDLREIADRLCLEVEGRMVSRTEGNIDDSLIGGNASAEGPEGEGKLEEQRPERVKPFMTGAAEQIKHTLANFNSYQFFIGENMNPDGMVVLLDYREDGVTPYMIFFKDGLEMEKC; encoded by the exons ATGATCATCTACCGGGACCTCCGGGAGATTGCAGACAGGCTATGCCTGGAGGTGGAGGGCAGGATGGTCAGTAGGACTGAGGGTAACATTGATGACTCGCTCATTGGTGGAAATGCCTCCGCTGAAGGGCCGGAGGGCGAAG GCAAACTTGAAGAACAGAGACCAGAAAGAGTAAAACCTTTCATGACAGGGGCTGCGGAACAAATCAAGCACACCCTTGCTAATTTCAATAGCTACCAGTTTTTCATTGGTGAAAACATGAATCCAGATGGCATGGTTGTTCTCCTGGACTACCGTGAGGATGGTGTGACCCCGTATATGATTTTCTTTAAGGATGGTTTAGAAATGGAGAAATGTTAA